From a single Brassica rapa cultivar Chiifu-401-42 chromosome A01, CAAS_Brap_v3.01, whole genome shotgun sequence genomic region:
- the LOC103842325 gene encoding subtilisin-like protease SBT1.4, whose translation MAAKLSLSSVLIVFSLFLCFSSSSSSWDGLESYIVHVQGSHKPSLFSSHSHWHNSLLRSLPSSPQPATLLYSYSRAVNGFSARLSPSQTSALRRHPSVISLIPDQAREIHTTHTPAFLGFSDNSGLWSNSNYGEDVIVGVLDTGIWPEHPSFSDSGLDPVPSTWKGACEIGPDFPASSCNRKLIGARAFYKGYLTHRNGSKHAEESKSPRDTAGHGTHTASTAAGSVVVNASLYQYARGVARGVASKARIAAYKICWTGGCYDSDILAAMDQAVADGVHVISLSVGANGFAPEYHKDSIAIGAFGAMRHGIVVSCSAGNSGPGPQTATNIAPWILTVGASTVDREFTANAITGDGKVFTGTSLYAGEPLPDSQIPLVYSGDCGSRLCYPGKLNSSLVEGKIVLCDRGGNARVEKGSAVKIGGGAGMILANTAESGEELTADSHLVPATMVGAKAGDQIRDYIKNSNSPTATISFLGTLIGPSPPSPRVAAFSSRGPNHITPVILKPDVIAPGVNILAGWTGMVGPTDLDIDPRRVKFNIISGTSMSCPHVSGLAALLRKAHPDWSPAAIKSALVTTAYDTENSGEPIEDLATGESSNSFIHGAGHVDPNKALNPGLVYDLDAKEYVAFLCAVGYEFPGILVFLQDPSLYDACETSKLRTAGDLNYPSFSVVFGSSVDVVKYRRVVKNVGSNVDAVYQVGVKAPANVEIDVSPSKLAFSKETREMEYEVTFKSVVLGGGVGSVPGHEFGSIEWTDGEHVVKSPVAVQWSQGSVQSF comes from the coding sequence ATGGCCGCgaagctctctctctcctccgtcTTAATCgttttctctctcttcctctgttTCTCATCGTCATCATCTTCCTGGGATGGCTTAGAGTCATACATCGTCCATGTGCAAGGATCTCACAAGCCTTCTCTCTTCTCCTCCCACAGCCACTGGCACAACTCTCTCCTCCGCTCCCTCCCATCCTCTCCCCAACCCGCGACTCTCCTCTACTCCTACTCACGCGCCGTCAACGGCTTCTCCGCGCGTCTCTCACCTTCCCAGACCTCCGCTCTCCGTCGCCACCCTTCCGTCATCTCCCTAATACCAGATCAGGCGCGTGAGATCCACACCACTCACACCCCCGCCTTCCTCGGCTTCTCCGATAACTCCGGTCTCTGGAGCAACTCCAATTACGGCGAAGACGTGATCGTCGGCGTTCTCGATACCGGAATCTGGCCGGAGCATCCTAGCTTCTCCGATTCAGGTCTCGATCCCGTTCCTTCCACATGGAAAGGCGCGTGCGAGATCGGACCTGACTTCCCGGCGTCCTCCTGCAACCGGAAGCTCATCGGAGCTCGAGCGTTCTACAAGGGATACCTAACGCACCGCAACGGATCAAAGCACGCAGAGGAATCCAAATCGCCGAGGGATACAGCAGGTCACGGGACGCACACCGCGTCAACCGCGGCTGGATCCGTTGTGGTCAACGCGAGTTTGTACCAATACGCGCGTGGCGTGGCGCGTGGGGTGGCGTCGAAGGCGAGAATCGCTGCCTACAAAATCTGTTGGACTGGAGGTTGTTACGATTCGGATATCCTCGCGGCTATGGATCAGGCCGTTGCGGATGGTGTCCACGTCATCTCTCTTTCCGTTGGCGCTAACGGCTTCGCTCCGGAGTATCATAAAGACTCTATCGCGATCGGAGCGTTTGGAGCGATGCGTCACGGCATCGTCGTTTCTTGCTCCGCCGGAAACTCAGGTCCGGGACCGCAAACGGCCACTAATATCGCTCCGTGGATCCTAACCGTCGGTGCGTCGACGGTGGATAGAGAGTTCACCGCGAACGCGATCACCGGAGACGGGAAAGTCTTCACCGGAACGTCGCTGTACGCAGGAGAGCCTCTCCCTGATTCTCAGATTCCTCTGGTGTACTCCGGCGATTGCGGAAGCAGATTGTGCTACCCCGGGAAGCTGAACTCGTCGTTGGTGGAAGGGAAGATCGTTCTCTGTGATAGAGGAGGAAACGCAAGAGTCGAGAAAGGAAGCGCCGTCAAGATCGGCGGCGGAGCAGGGATGATTCTCGCGAACACAGCTGAAAGCGGCGAAGAACTCACCGCCGATTCGCATCTCGTCCCGGCGACGATGGTCGGAGCTAAAGCCGGAGATCAAATCCGCGACTACATCAAAAACTCAAACTCTCCAACCGCAACGATCAGCTTCTTGGGAACTTTGATCGGCCCATCTCCTCCTTCTCCAAGAGTCGCAGCCTTCTCTAGCCGTGGACCAAATCACATAACCCCGGTTATCCTCAAACCGGACGTGATTGCGCCAGGTGTTAATATATTAGCCGGTTGGACCGGAATGGTTGGTCCAACCGATTTAGATATCGACCCGAGACGAGTCAAATTCAACATCATCTCCGGTACATCGATGTCGTGCCCGCACGTGAGCGGACTCGCCGCTCTCCTCCGTAAAGCTCACCCCGATTGGTCCCCGGCGGCGATCAAATCCGCGCTCGTGACAACCGCTTACGACACCGAAAACTCCGGGGAACCGATCGAGGATCTCGCCACCGGTGAATCGTCGAACTCGTTCATCCACGGAGCGGGACACGTGGATCCGAACAAAGCGTTGAATCCCGGTTTGGTTTACGACCTCGACGCTAAAGAGTACGTCGCGTTCCTCTGCGCCGTGGGGTACGAGTTCCCGGGGATTCTGGTGTTCCTTCAAGATCCGAGTCTTTACGACGCTTGTGAGACGAGCAAGCTTAGAACCGCCGGGGATCTCAATTACCCGTCTTTCTCCGTCGTTTTCGGATCGAGTGTTGATGTTGTTAAGTACAGGAGAGTTGTTAAGAACGTGGGGAGCAATGTTGACGCGGTGTATCAAGTCGGAGTTAAGGCTCCGGCGAATGTGGAGATCGATGTGTCTCCGAGCAAGCTTGCGTTTAGTAAAGAGACTAGGGAGATGGAGTACGAAGTGACGTTTAAGAGCGTTGTGCTTGGAGGTGGAGTTGGATCCGTTCCGGGTCATGAGTTCGGGTCGATTGAGTGGACAGACGGTGAACATGTCGTCAAGAGTCCCGTGGCTGTTCAATGGAGTCAGGGGTCAGTTCAGTCATTCTGA